The following are from one region of the Fimbriimonadaceae bacterium genome:
- a CDS encoding NPCBM/NEW2 domain-containing protein translates to MFSVVLLAAMAGGEVHIEDLDLRHVTQDWGEVHRNLSVDGHPLSVAGHRYERGIGTHAVSRFVVELDGKAESFSALCGVDDEVTAPGSVTFKVVLDGKEVAATPVMSKGDQPARVTVPLKGAKKMLLLVDDGGDGIDYDHGDWLEPVVKVARGREKTVRAFVPPPEPLPEIAHGFGDKTQVHGPRVLGCTAGHDFVWRVPATGKAPLTYRAENLPAGLSLDEKTGVVRGAVATAADHKVVFVVSGPGGTDRRTVRIDSRGNLCLTPPMGWNSWNCWALAVTQDRVLDAAKSFVSTGLAAYGYQYVNIDDSWEADRGPDGIIRTNEKFPNMSYLAEQVHARGLRLGIYSSPGPKTCAGYTASYKFEKQDADTYAAWGVDYLKYDWCSYSSVAPQPDLAALQKPYRLMGGFLKASGRDIVYSLCQYGMGKVWDWGAEVGGNCWRTTGDITDTWNSMAGIGFQGDKWAAGGGPGHWNDPDMLVVGKLGWGEKLHSTKLTPHEQLTHITMWALQAAPLLIGCDLTQIDRFTLDLLTNHDVIDVDQDELGKPATRIAVDGQTEVWARPLADGSTAVGLFNRGEEPATVTAKFGDLKLTGRHRVRDLWRARDLGGFSGSYSATVPRHSAVLVKVF, encoded by the coding sequence ATGTTCAGCGTCGTCTTGCTTGCCGCCATGGCCGGTGGCGAGGTCCACATCGAAGACCTCGACCTCCGGCACGTCACCCAAGACTGGGGTGAGGTGCATCGCAACCTTTCCGTGGACGGACACCCCCTGTCGGTCGCGGGCCACCGGTATGAGCGCGGCATCGGCACCCATGCGGTCAGCCGGTTTGTCGTCGAACTGGACGGTAAGGCGGAGTCGTTTTCGGCGTTGTGCGGGGTGGACGACGAGGTGACGGCACCGGGTTCGGTGACGTTCAAGGTCGTCCTTGACGGCAAGGAGGTCGCGGCGACGCCGGTCATGAGCAAGGGAGACCAACCTGCCCGGGTCACCGTCCCATTGAAGGGCGCGAAGAAGATGCTCCTCCTCGTCGACGACGGTGGAGACGGCATCGACTATGACCATGGCGACTGGCTGGAGCCGGTGGTCAAGGTCGCCCGCGGGCGGGAGAAGACCGTCCGTGCCTTTGTCCCGCCACCGGAGCCCTTGCCCGAGATCGCCCATGGGTTCGGCGACAAGACGCAGGTCCACGGCCCCCGGGTCCTCGGCTGCACGGCCGGACACGACTTCGTCTGGCGTGTCCCGGCGACCGGCAAGGCGCCTCTGACCTACCGGGCGGAGAACCTACCGGCCGGGTTGTCGCTGGACGAAAAGACCGGGGTCGTGCGCGGGGCGGTCGCGACCGCGGCGGACCACAAGGTGGTGTTTGTCGTCTCCGGCCCCGGTGGTACCGACCGGCGGACTGTCCGGATCGACAGCCGTGGCAACCTCTGCCTGACTCCGCCGATGGGTTGGAACAGCTGGAACTGCTGGGCGTTGGCCGTCACCCAAGACCGGGTACTCGACGCAGCCAAGTCGTTTGTCTCGACCGGCCTGGCGGCTTACGGTTACCAGTACGTCAACATTGACGATAGTTGGGAGGCCGACCGGGGACCGGACGGGATCATCCGCACGAACGAGAAGTTTCCGAACATGTCGTACCTGGCCGAGCAGGTCCATGCCCGTGGCCTGAGGCTTGGCATCTACTCGTCGCCCGGCCCCAAGACTTGCGCCGGGTACACGGCCAGCTATAAGTTTGAGAAGCAAGACGCCGACACCTATGCGGCGTGGGGGGTCGACTACCTGAAATACGACTGGTGCTCCTACAGCTCGGTCGCCCCACAGCCGGATTTGGCCGCCCTCCAGAAGCCGTACCGCCTCATGGGAGGCTTCCTCAAGGCGAGCGGGCGGGACATCGTCTACTCTCTGTGCCAATACGGGATGGGGAAGGTTTGGGATTGGGGCGCCGAGGTCGGGGGCAATTGCTGGCGCACGACCGGTGACATCACCGACACCTGGAACAGCATGGCGGGAATCGGGTTCCAAGGCGACAAGTGGGCGGCTGGCGGCGGCCCGGGGCACTGGAACGACCCTGACATGCTGGTCGTGGGCAAGCTGGGTTGGGGCGAGAAGCTCCATTCGACCAAATTGACCCCTCACGAACAGTTGACCCACATCACGATGTGGGCGCTCCAGGCCGCACCACTACTGATCGGCTGCGACTTGACCCAGATCGACCGCTTCACGCTAGACCTCTTGACCAACCATGACGTCATCGACGTCGACCAAGACGAACTGGGCAAGCCCGCCACCCGCATTGCCGTCGACGGTCAGACCGAGGTTTGGGCGCGGCCCCTTGCCGACGGGTCGACGGCCGTCGGTCTCTTCAACCGGGGTGAGGAGCCGGCGACGGTCACAGCGAAGTTTGGCGACCTCAAGCTGACGGGTCGCCACCGGGTCCGCGACCTGTGGCGGGCGCGTGACCTCGGCGGTTTCTCGGGGTCGTACTCGGCCACGGTGCCCAGGCACAGCGCCGTGCTGGTCAAGGTCTTCTGA
- a CDS encoding ATP-grasp domain-containing protein — MRKVLVANRGEIAVRVIRAVREAGLRSVAVYSDSDREAMHKELADESVRLGGETAAESYLDVAKVLDACRVSGADALHPGYGFLSERASFSRACRDTGVTFIGPSPEAMELLGAKIDAKRLAVSVGVPVTPGLFEPGASDDELREAAGRVGYPVMLKASAGGGGRGMRAVTGPDDFDQSLALARDEAQKAFGDPTMMLEKLVLDPRHIEVQFVADTHGQVVCLFERECSVQRRHQKLVEESPSPVMTDDLWHRMREATTALVRAAGYVGAGTAEFMFDEASGEFYFLEVNARLQVEHPVTEAVTGWDLVRAQIDVADGKRLDIGPELLAGQRTRLVGHAVEARVVAEDPANGFVPSVGRIVGLALPQGPGVRVDTGYGQGSEISRHFDSLVMKVVAHGPDRAAALARLCAALRDTHVLGVKTNVAFLLDVLEHPEFAAGRFDTGFVGREFGDWTPGPEPAWLGNLLPFAASSPSGPVPTGAVSAWDACDGFRNGPKPNA; from the coding sequence ATGCGCAAGGTCTTGGTCGCGAACCGTGGCGAGATCGCCGTGCGCGTCATCCGGGCCGTCCGCGAGGCCGGACTTCGGAGTGTGGCGGTCTATTCCGACTCGGACCGAGAGGCGATGCACAAGGAACTCGCCGACGAGTCCGTCCGCCTGGGTGGTGAGACCGCCGCCGAGTCGTACCTGGACGTGGCCAAAGTCCTTGACGCTTGTCGGGTGAGCGGGGCCGACGCCCTCCACCCTGGCTATGGCTTCCTCAGCGAGCGGGCGTCATTTTCCCGGGCTTGCCGGGACACCGGGGTCACCTTCATCGGCCCGTCCCCGGAAGCGATGGAGCTGCTGGGGGCCAAGATCGACGCGAAACGGCTCGCTGTGTCCGTCGGCGTGCCGGTGACTCCGGGGCTCTTTGAGCCCGGCGCGTCGGACGACGAATTGCGCGAGGCGGCGGGTCGCGTCGGCTATCCGGTGATGCTCAAGGCCAGCGCGGGAGGTGGAGGCCGGGGGATGCGGGCGGTGACGGGCCCAGACGACTTCGACCAGTCCCTCGCCCTCGCCCGAGACGAGGCCCAAAAGGCGTTCGGCGACCCGACGATGATGTTGGAAAAGCTCGTCCTCGACCCCCGCCACATCGAGGTCCAGTTTGTCGCTGACACCCACGGCCAGGTGGTGTGCCTGTTCGAGCGCGAGTGCAGCGTCCAACGTCGGCACCAGAAGTTGGTCGAGGAGTCCCCTTCGCCGGTCATGACCGACGACCTGTGGCACCGGATGCGGGAAGCGACCACCGCCCTTGTCCGCGCCGCCGGTTACGTGGGGGCAGGAACGGCGGAGTTTATGTTCGACGAGGCTAGCGGGGAGTTTTACTTCTTGGAGGTGAACGCCCGACTCCAGGTCGAGCACCCGGTGACCGAGGCCGTGACCGGATGGGACCTCGTCCGCGCCCAGATCGACGTGGCCGACGGCAAGCGGTTGGATATCGGGCCCGAACTCCTCGCCGGACAGCGGACCCGGTTGGTCGGTCATGCGGTGGAGGCGCGTGTCGTCGCCGAGGACCCCGCCAACGGCTTTGTTCCCAGCGTCGGCCGGATCGTCGGGCTGGCCCTGCCCCAAGGCCCCGGCGTCCGCGTGGACACTGGTTACGGACAAGGGTCGGAGATCAGCCGTCACTTCGACTCGTTAGTGATGAAGGTCGTCGCCCACGGGCCCGACCGTGCCGCTGCCCTGGCACGGCTGTGCGCGGCGCTCCGGGACACCCACGTCCTGGGGGTCAAGACAAACGTGGCGTTCTTGCTCGACGTCTTGGAACACCCGGAGTTTGCCGCGGGTCGGTTCGACACAGGTTTTGTCGGGCGGGAGTTCGGCGATTGGACACCGGGACCGGAACCGGCCTGGCTTGGCAACTTGCTTCCGTTTGCCGCGAGCAGTCCGTCGGGGCCGGTGCCGACAGGGGCCGTGTCGGCCTGGGACGCCTGCGACGGGTTTCGAAACGGGCCGAAACCAAACGCCTGA
- a CDS encoding efflux RND transporter permease subunit translates to MLERLLRFSLTQRFFVIVGTCLLVGIGAVSWRRLNLDAVPDVTTNQVVVNTETGGMGPEEVEKLVTFPIETAMGGLPGVDNVRSLSQFGLSQVTVTFHDNVDTYFARQLVNERLNGVKGQLPEGIEPPQMGPVSTGLGEVYMYALESETRSPMELRTLQDWTIAPQLRTVPGVAEVNAADGSVKEYQVVVDQRALLARGLAVDEVVSALQRNNRNAGGGVLEQNGERMLVRSVGMATTVGDIERTVVKSEGGVPVLVRDVATVQLGIPTLTGVSTKDGREAMVGVVLMLKGANGRDVANAVHQRVEDIRDQLPDDVKLTTTYDRSHLVDEVLHTVAKSLLEGAALVVVVLVLLLGNVRGAVVVSLAIPLAMLCAVVGMQAFGVSGNLMSLGAIDFGLIIDGAVVMVENAVRRLAEAREHKGTTLTRAEVRQSVWDAAKEVAKPTAFAVSIITVVYLPILTLEGTEGKMFKPMALTVVFALLGALALTMTFVPVLASLVLSGDTREGRNPVMAFFSRIYAPVLDFALSRRGVVTGAAMAVLAVAGVVGGRLGSEFVPQLDEGSIVIQPVRVRTVDVAQTIKLVTAYERKVLEVPEVMTVFSRSGTPEVATDPMPMSLTDSFLMLKPTNQWRKGMTKAKLIEELEAKVSEVPGQGYNFTQPIQMRFAELVSGVKADVGVKVFGDDLGELKAKADEIADVLRGIPGAQDVEVEQVDDVPVLQIEIDRDATARLGVTIDEIQELIEVSLGGKPVGQVVEGDKRFDVTVRLPEAQRKDAEAVRRVLVETPDGGSVPLSALARIDDVPAPAQISRESGKRRVVVQLNVRGTDLGSFVNRARAEIKEKVKLKEGTYLTWGGQFENLQQASRRLAVVVPLALAMIFVLLFTTFGSLKQALLVFTGVPLAVTGGVVALAVRGMPFSIAAGVGFIALSGVAVMNGLVMVSAVNRLRADGLGVVDAVRTGARERLRPVLMTALVAALGFVPMAFNTGIGAEVQRPLATVVVGGILTATVLTLVVLPSLYAMFERD, encoded by the coding sequence ATGCTCGAACGCCTCTTGCGGTTCAGCCTCACCCAGAGGTTCTTCGTCATCGTCGGCACATGCCTCCTTGTCGGGATCGGCGCGGTCTCGTGGAGGCGGCTCAACCTGGACGCCGTCCCCGACGTGACGACCAACCAGGTCGTCGTCAACACCGAGACGGGCGGCATGGGGCCCGAGGAGGTGGAGAAGCTCGTCACCTTTCCCATCGAGACGGCGATGGGCGGGTTGCCCGGTGTGGACAACGTCCGTAGTCTCAGCCAGTTCGGCTTGTCCCAGGTCACCGTCACCTTCCACGACAATGTGGACACCTACTTCGCCCGGCAACTGGTCAATGAGCGCCTGAACGGTGTCAAAGGCCAGTTGCCGGAGGGTATCGAGCCGCCCCAGATGGGCCCGGTTTCGACGGGATTGGGCGAAGTCTATATGTACGCCCTTGAGTCCGAGACCCGGAGCCCGATGGAGCTCCGCACCCTCCAAGACTGGACCATCGCCCCCCAACTGCGGACCGTCCCCGGCGTCGCCGAGGTCAACGCGGCCGACGGCAGTGTCAAGGAGTACCAAGTCGTCGTCGACCAACGCGCCCTGCTGGCCAGGGGCCTGGCCGTAGACGAGGTCGTCTCTGCCCTCCAGCGGAACAACCGTAACGCCGGTGGCGGCGTGCTGGAACAGAACGGCGAGCGGATGCTCGTGCGCTCCGTCGGCATGGCGACGACAGTAGGCGACATCGAGCGGACAGTGGTGAAGTCCGAAGGCGGGGTACCCGTCCTCGTCCGCGACGTGGCGACGGTCCAGCTGGGCATCCCCACGCTCACCGGCGTGTCCACGAAGGACGGCCGCGAGGCGATGGTCGGGGTCGTTCTTATGCTCAAGGGCGCCAACGGCCGCGACGTGGCCAACGCGGTGCACCAAAGGGTCGAGGATATCCGCGACCAACTCCCCGACGACGTCAAACTCACGACCACCTACGACCGGTCTCATCTGGTGGACGAAGTCCTCCACACCGTGGCCAAGAGCCTTCTCGAAGGTGCCGCGCTGGTCGTGGTCGTGCTTGTCTTGCTCCTTGGCAACGTGCGGGGTGCCGTGGTCGTTTCGCTCGCGATCCCCCTCGCGATGCTCTGCGCGGTGGTCGGCATGCAAGCCTTCGGCGTCTCAGGCAACCTGATGAGCCTTGGAGCGATCGACTTCGGCCTGATCATCGACGGGGCGGTCGTCATGGTCGAGAACGCGGTGCGCCGCTTGGCCGAGGCAAGGGAGCATAAGGGGACGACCCTGACCAGGGCCGAAGTCAGGCAGAGCGTGTGGGACGCCGCCAAGGAGGTCGCCAAACCGACCGCCTTCGCCGTGTCGATCATCACGGTCGTCTACCTGCCCATCCTCACCCTGGAGGGGACGGAGGGCAAGATGTTCAAGCCCATGGCTCTGACCGTGGTCTTCGCCCTCCTTGGCGCATTGGCCCTGACGATGACCTTCGTCCCCGTCCTTGCCAGCCTGGTGCTGTCGGGTGACACCCGCGAGGGCCGGAACCCGGTGATGGCGTTCTTCAGCCGGATCTACGCCCCCGTGCTGGACTTCGCCCTCAGCCGCCGCGGGGTCGTGACGGGCGCGGCGATGGCGGTCTTGGCCGTCGCCGGTGTGGTCGGCGGCCGACTGGGGTCGGAGTTCGTGCCTCAACTCGACGAAGGCTCGATCGTCATCCAGCCGGTCCGTGTCCGCACCGTGGACGTCGCCCAGACGATCAAGCTGGTCACCGCCTACGAACGCAAAGTGCTGGAGGTACCCGAGGTGATGACGGTCTTCTCGCGAAGCGGCACCCCCGAAGTCGCCACCGACCCGATGCCGATGAGCCTGACCGACAGCTTTCTGATGCTCAAGCCCACCAACCAGTGGCGGAAGGGCATGACGAAAGCCAAGCTTATCGAGGAACTCGAGGCCAAGGTCAGCGAGGTTCCGGGCCAGGGCTACAACTTCACCCAACCGATCCAGATGCGGTTCGCCGAACTGGTGTCGGGCGTGAAGGCGGACGTCGGGGTCAAGGTCTTCGGCGACGACCTCGGCGAACTCAAGGCCAAGGCGGACGAGATCGCGGACGTCCTCCGCGGGATACCTGGGGCCCAAGACGTCGAGGTCGAGCAGGTTGACGACGTGCCCGTCCTCCAAATCGAGATAGACCGCGACGCGACCGCGCGCCTCGGCGTCACCATTGACGAGATCCAGGAACTGATCGAGGTGTCCCTCGGTGGCAAGCCCGTCGGCCAAGTCGTGGAGGGTGACAAGAGGTTCGATGTCACCGTCCGTCTGCCGGAGGCCCAACGGAAGGACGCCGAAGCGGTGAGGCGGGTGCTGGTCGAGACGCCGGACGGCGGGTCTGTCCCGCTCAGCGCCCTGGCCCGGATCGACGACGTCCCTGCCCCGGCCCAGATATCCCGCGAGTCGGGTAAGCGCCGTGTCGTCGTCCAACTCAACGTCAGGGGGACAGACCTCGGTTCGTTTGTCAACCGGGCCCGGGCGGAGATCAAGGAGAAGGTCAAGCTCAAGGAAGGCACTTACCTCACCTGGGGTGGCCAGTTTGAGAACCTCCAGCAGGCGTCCCGACGCCTCGCCGTCGTCGTGCCATTGGCCCTGGCGATGATCTTTGTCCTGCTGTTCACCACCTTTGGGTCGCTGAAGCAGGCTCTCCTCGTCTTCACCGGTGTCCCCTTGGCGGTGACCGGAGGAGTCGTGGCGCTGGCCGTCCGTGGCATGCCGTTCAGCATTGCCGCCGGGGTCGGTTTCATTGCGCTCTCCGGCGTCGCGGTGATGAACGGTCTCGTGATGGTCTCGGCGGTCAACCGCCTGAGGGCCGACGGGCTGGGTGTGGTCGACGCGGTGAGGACGGGGGCGCGGGAACGCCTCCGGCCCGTGCTGATGACGGCCCTCGTCGCCGCCCTCGGGTTTGTCCCGATGGCGTTCAACACCGGCATCGGAGCGGAGGTCCAACGACCCCTCGCCACCGTCGTGGTGGGTGGGATCCTCACCGCGACGGTGCTCACCTTGGTCGTCCTTCCGTCGCTCTACGCCATGTTCGAGCGGGACTGA
- a CDS encoding enoyl-CoA hydratase/isomerase family protein — MLQVTQDGAVLRLTLDRPEVRNALDDRLIAAMADAVGGAPAGTRVIVIEGAGKAFCAGGDLEWMRRAATYTREQNIADAVSLAGLFRGLVESPAVVVAKVHGAAFGGGSGLVCCADVAVAAHGTLFAFSEAKLGLVPATISPYVVGKIGAGHARALFTTAEVFDTDRAQRIGMVHHAVDLDMLDAKVDEVVAGVLRCGPEAVASCKALAQAAPLTAEEAATLLADARAGAEGVEGVAAFLEKRKASFVVEL; from the coding sequence ATGCTCCAGGTGACGCAGGACGGCGCGGTGTTGCGCCTGACCCTCGACCGGCCCGAAGTCCGCAACGCCTTGGACGACCGGCTCATCGCCGCCATGGCCGACGCGGTCGGCGGGGCACCGGCAGGGACAAGGGTCATCGTCATCGAAGGGGCGGGAAAGGCGTTCTGCGCGGGCGGCGACTTGGAGTGGATGCGACGGGCGGCGACCTACACCCGCGAGCAAAACATCGCCGACGCCGTTTCTCTTGCCGGTCTGTTCCGAGGTCTGGTGGAGTCGCCGGCCGTCGTCGTCGCCAAGGTCCATGGCGCGGCCTTTGGAGGTGGTTCCGGCCTTGTCTGTTGTGCCGACGTCGCCGTCGCCGCCCATGGCACCCTGTTTGCCTTCAGCGAGGCAAAACTCGGGCTTGTCCCCGCGACGATTTCGCCCTATGTGGTCGGCAAAATCGGCGCAGGCCATGCGCGGGCGCTCTTCACGACCGCGGAAGTCTTCGACACGGACCGGGCGCAGCGTATCGGCATGGTCCACCACGCGGTGGACCTGGACATGTTGGACGCCAAGGTCGACGAGGTGGTCGCCGGTGTCCTGCGGTGCGGGCCGGAGGCCGTCGCCTCGTGCAAGGCCTTGGCACAGGCCGCCCCGTTGACGGCCGAAGAGGCGGCGACCCTGCTTGCCGACGCGAGGGCCGGCGCTGAAGGTGTCGAAGGCGTCGCCGCCTTCCTGGAAAAGCGCAAGGCCAGCTTTGTGGTGGAGCTCTGA
- a CDS encoding DUF1800 domain-containing protein, whose protein sequence is MNVSRRAALGLLGGSAVALAGCDRMARGVREFTKSSPEPPRPGQEQDARFLNRFGYGPRPSDVAVLATKGREAWLDEQLRPGDEPLDVQLMVRRLDIEQLGPWDLRDWKREAVLAQMQQKAIIMATYSPWQLRERMVDFWTNHFNIYTGKGLAVYRKPMDEREVVRKHALGKFPDMVRASSRSTAMLVFLDQQNSTAAHPNENYARELLELHTLGVHGGYTQKDVMEVARCLTGYDEERGFLRKKGSFVFRPELHDNGEKVVLGHRIPAGGGESDGDRVVEIVTRHPATARFIAQKLCRFFLGDDGKLAEEAVAEAYRATDGDIPSMIKAVASHPAALGGRPVVKRPFDYLVSALRATDAQTDGGTAVQKHLADMGQPLYQWPMPDGFPDRTRAWTGSLLGRWNFAFDLLAGRLDRTSVDAAALLRRTGLDPVGCVYGVAAGSPVADRVRDAVAGLPTPDALALALAAPEFQWR, encoded by the coding sequence ATGAACGTCTCACGTCGGGCCGCCCTCGGTCTTCTGGGGGGTTCGGCAGTCGCCCTGGCCGGCTGCGACCGGATGGCCCGTGGCGTCCGTGAGTTCACCAAGTCGAGCCCCGAGCCCCCGCGACCCGGCCAAGAGCAAGACGCCAGGTTCCTCAACCGGTTTGGCTACGGGCCACGACCCAGCGACGTCGCCGTCCTGGCCACGAAGGGCCGGGAAGCCTGGCTTGACGAACAACTCCGTCCTGGAGACGAGCCCCTGGACGTCCAGCTCATGGTCCGTCGACTGGACATCGAACAGCTCGGCCCATGGGACTTGCGCGATTGGAAGCGGGAGGCCGTGCTCGCCCAGATGCAGCAGAAGGCGATCATCATGGCCACCTACTCCCCGTGGCAGTTGCGCGAGCGCATGGTCGACTTCTGGACCAACCACTTCAACATCTACACGGGCAAGGGCCTGGCCGTCTACCGCAAACCGATGGACGAGCGCGAGGTCGTCCGCAAGCACGCCCTCGGCAAGTTTCCCGACATGGTCCGGGCCAGTTCGCGGTCCACGGCGATGCTCGTCTTCCTCGACCAGCAGAACAGCACTGCCGCGCACCCCAACGAAAACTACGCCCGCGAACTGCTGGAACTCCATACCCTCGGCGTCCACGGCGGATACACCCAGAAGGACGTCATGGAGGTCGCCCGGTGCTTGACCGGCTATGACGAAGAGCGCGGGTTCTTGCGCAAGAAGGGGTCGTTTGTCTTCCGTCCGGAGCTCCACGACAACGGTGAGAAAGTGGTCCTCGGACATCGCATCCCGGCCGGTGGTGGCGAGTCGGACGGCGACCGGGTCGTTGAAATCGTCACCCGCCACCCGGCCACGGCGCGGTTCATCGCCCAGAAGCTGTGCCGGTTCTTTCTCGGCGACGACGGCAAACTGGCCGAGGAAGCGGTCGCCGAGGCATACCGTGCGACCGACGGAGACATCCCCTCGATGATCAAGGCGGTCGCCAGCCACCCGGCGGCCCTAGGGGGCCGTCCGGTGGTCAAGCGCCCCTTCGACTATCTCGTCTCGGCCCTGCGGGCGACGGACGCCCAAACGGACGGGGGGACGGCGGTCCAGAAGCACCTGGCCGACATGGGCCAGCCCCTTTACCAATGGCCGATGCCCGACGGGTTCCCCGACCGTACCCGGGCTTGGACAGGTTCCCTGCTCGGACGGTGGAACTTCGCCTTCGACCTCCTCGCCGGACGGCTGGACAGGACAAGCGTCGACGCGGCCGCCCTCCTGCGCCGGACCGGACTCGACCCGGTCGGCTGTGTCTACGGTGTGGCGGCGGGTTCACCCGTCGCCGATCGTGTCCGGGATGCGGTGGCCGGACTCCCCACGCCCGACGCCCTCGCCCTAGCCCTCGCCGCCCCGGAGTTCCAATGGCGATGA
- a CDS encoding DUF1501 domain-containing protein yields MNNLTSWCSCDGAGGLDQTATWTRRALVSAGVSWLAARSALAQATFATDRQDRHVLVVVFLRGGADGLHLVTPYFEDDYYRARPALATRPPGDKRGGPTCVDLDGRFGLHPTLAPLQPAWQDGSLAVVHAVGSGDTTHSHFEAMATMERGLTNQADLASGGWLARHLETQAGATSPMRAVAWGYTMPESLSGATGATLVETLAEYRLRAGDGAARERLHRLYAEAHDQLAEAGSRTLGVLKTLDRLDPKDYKPEHGATYPETPTGKAMREVAFLVRQKVGLEIACLDSGGWDSHVNQAYLVEQMGDLAKTLAAFRQDLGPETARVTVIVQSEFGRRVEENSGLGTDHGAGGVLFAMGGGVRGGKVYGDWPGLGRGDRTGPGDLRITTDYRTVLAEALERRLGNSAVKDVFPGLGTRRLGVFS; encoded by the coding sequence ATGAACAACCTGACGAGTTGGTGCAGTTGTGACGGGGCCGGTGGCCTCGACCAGACCGCGACATGGACGCGACGGGCCCTCGTGTCAGCCGGTGTGAGTTGGTTGGCGGCCCGGTCGGCCCTGGCCCAAGCGACGTTCGCCACCGACCGGCAAGACCGGCACGTCTTGGTCGTCGTCTTCTTACGCGGCGGGGCTGACGGCCTTCACCTCGTCACGCCGTACTTTGAGGACGACTACTACCGCGCCCGACCGGCACTCGCCACCCGCCCTCCCGGGGACAAGCGCGGCGGCCCGACGTGCGTCGACCTAGACGGTCGCTTCGGCCTGCATCCCACTTTGGCGCCCCTCCAGCCGGCATGGCAGGACGGCAGTCTGGCTGTGGTCCATGCGGTGGGTAGCGGCGACACCACCCACTCCCATTTCGAGGCCATGGCGACCATGGAACGGGGCCTGACCAACCAAGCGGACCTGGCCTCGGGCGGGTGGCTGGCCCGCCACCTGGAGACCCAGGCCGGGGCGACATCCCCGATGCGGGCGGTCGCCTGGGGGTACACGATGCCCGAAAGCCTGAGTGGCGCCACCGGGGCAACCCTTGTCGAGACCCTGGCCGAGTACCGCCTCCGAGCGGGTGACGGTGCGGCCCGCGAACGGCTGCACCGGCTCTACGCCGAGGCCCACGACCAACTCGCCGAAGCCGGGTCGCGTACCCTCGGCGTCCTCAAGACTCTGGACCGGCTGGATCCTAAGGACTACAAACCTGAACATGGGGCGACATACCCTGAGACCCCGACCGGCAAGGCGATGCGTGAGGTGGCGTTCCTCGTGCGGCAGAAGGTCGGCCTCGAGATCGCCTGCCTCGACTCGGGCGGGTGGGACAGCCACGTCAACCAGGCCTACCTCGTCGAGCAGATGGGCGACCTCGCCAAGACGTTGGCCGCGTTCCGACAAGACCTCGGCCCCGAGACGGCCCGGGTGACCGTCATCGTCCAAAGCGAGTTTGGCCGGCGCGTCGAGGAGAACAGCGGCCTCGGCACCGACCACGGCGCGGGCGGCGTCCTCTTCGCCATGGGCGGCGGCGTCCGCGGCGGCAAGGTTTACGGCGATTGGCCCGGACTCGGACGCGGCGACCGCACCGGCCCCGGGGACCTGCGGATCACGACCGACTACCGCACCGTCCTCGCCGAAGCCCTGGAGCGAAGGCTCGGCAACTCTGCCGTCAAGGACGTGTTCCCCGGCTTGGGTACCCGACGGTTGGGCGTGTTCAGCTAG